In one Polynucleobacter sp. JS-JIR-5-A7 genomic region, the following are encoded:
- a CDS encoding GNAT family N-acetyltransferase, whose translation MSGSEQYSLEILDHLSDVSVADWNSLLGVDAGPFLRYEFLSALEETGCVGGITGWQVAHLVLKQASKLVGAMPLYLKRHSYGEFVFDWSWAQAYEQQGLNYYPKVLCAIPFTPVQGSRILCRADSSATEIRKVLIAGLKSLLTDNDLSSAHILFPMPNEVAHLKEQGFLLRDSVQFHWHNQDFQNFDQFLSVLTMKRRKNIRREREQVAKEAITFRHVPGKDSSDLDWEFFFECYQNTYLEHHSSPYLSESFFKLWVKQMPENLHLILAERNGIAIAASLLVVDQQSSKAYGRYWGALERIPCLHFETAYYQAIEYCIKEGIQTFEGGAQGEHKMARGFLPTTLQSAHFIKDPRFAKAIGHFLDREHQGIGAYVDELAEHSPLKSTKVLQ comes from the coding sequence GTGTCAGGCTCTGAACAATACTCTTTAGAAATACTAGATCATCTATCTGATGTATCTGTCGCAGATTGGAATTCCCTCCTCGGTGTCGATGCTGGCCCTTTTCTGAGATATGAATTCTTAAGCGCCCTCGAAGAGACCGGTTGCGTTGGCGGCATTACGGGATGGCAAGTAGCCCATCTTGTTTTAAAACAAGCAAGTAAATTAGTTGGTGCAATGCCGCTCTACTTAAAGCGGCATTCCTATGGTGAGTTTGTCTTCGATTGGTCATGGGCGCAGGCTTACGAGCAACAGGGCCTGAACTATTATCCAAAGGTACTTTGCGCCATTCCCTTCACCCCTGTACAGGGCTCACGTATCTTATGTAGAGCTGACTCAAGCGCTACCGAAATTCGGAAGGTATTGATTGCTGGTCTCAAGTCTTTGTTGACAGACAATGATCTTTCATCGGCGCATATTCTATTCCCAATGCCTAATGAGGTAGCCCATCTAAAAGAGCAAGGCTTCTTATTACGAGATTCAGTACAGTTTCACTGGCATAACCAAGATTTTCAGAACTTTGATCAATTTCTATCAGTGCTCACTATGAAACGCCGTAAAAATATTCGTCGTGAACGTGAGCAAGTCGCAAAAGAGGCTATTACGTTTAGGCATGTGCCCGGAAAAGATTCAAGCGATCTAGATTGGGAATTCTTTTTTGAGTGCTATCAAAATACCTATTTAGAACACCACTCGAGTCCCTACTTAAGCGAATCATTCTTCAAGCTCTGGGTAAAGCAGATGCCAGAGAACTTGCACCTCATACTGGCTGAGCGCAATGGAATTGCGATAGCTGCGTCATTGCTAGTGGTTGATCAACAATCTTCCAAAGCTTATGGCAGATATTGGGGTGCACTAGAACGCATCCCTTGTTTGCACTTTGAGACTGCTTATTACCAGGCGATTGAATACTGCATTAAAGAAGGGATTCAGACATTTGAGGGGGGTGCACAAGGGGAGCACAAAATGGCACGCGGATTTTTACCCACCACCCTGCAATCTGCCCACTTTATTAAAGACCCAAGATTTGCAAAGGCTATTGGACATTTCCTAGATCGTGAGCACCAAGGCATTGGTGCCTATGTCGATGAGCTTGCCGAGCATAGTCCGCTGAAATCGACTAAAGTACTTCAATGA
- a CDS encoding DUF1289 domain-containing protein, with amino-acid sequence MNSGSNEPKSPQVQDGSHSLSTGDDESDSPCIGVCTTLYDEICQGCGRTLHEVSNWVFFSDAEKASVWKRIREDGTATRFQRQAKENKPA; translated from the coding sequence ATGAATTCTGGAAGTAACGAACCTAAATCTCCCCAAGTGCAAGATGGATCGCACTCCTTATCAACTGGAGATGATGAATCAGATTCACCTTGTATTGGAGTCTGTACGACTCTCTACGATGAGATTTGCCAAGGCTGCGGCCGAACCTTGCATGAGGTGAGTAATTGGGTCTTTTTCTCTGATGCAGAAAAAGCCTCTGTGTGGAAGCGCATCCGTGAGGATGGTACTGCTACCCGCTTTCAGCGACAGGCCAAAGAAAATAAGCCTGCGTAA
- a CDS encoding ABC-F family ATPase, with protein MLSASNITMQFGAKPLFENISVKFGGGNRYGLIGANGCGKSTFMKILGGELEPTSGNVSLDPGIRLGKLRQDQFAYEDVRVLDVVMMGHEEMWKAAAERDAIYANPEATDEDYMKAAELEGKYAEYGGYTAEAKAGELLLGIGIPIEQHDGPMSNVAPGWKLRVLLAQALFSDPDVLLLDEPTNNLDIHSIHWLEDILNEIKSTIIIISHDRHFLNEVCTHMADMDYGTLKVYPGNYDSYMLASVQARTQQLSNNVKAKEKIAELAAFVARFSANASKARQATSRQRQLEKIEVVEVKPSSRQNPFIRFDTEKKLHNMAVECNALTKAYDRVIFKNFKLGVRAGEKIAIIGQNGAGKTTLLKTILSKRFDGISADSGDVKWAENANVGVMPQDNTDMFAKDELLMDWMNEWRNTGDDDQVIRGTLGRLLFSGDDIGKSVKVLSGGEKGRMIWGKLMLQKYNVLAMDEPTNHMDMESIESLQIALEKFDGTLIFVSHDREFVSALANRILEVKMDGTVVDYSGTYEEYLRSQELTG; from the coding sequence GTGTTGTCCGCATCTAATATCACCATGCAGTTCGGGGCGAAGCCCTTGTTTGAAAATATTTCCGTGAAGTTTGGCGGTGGTAATCGTTATGGCCTCATTGGTGCCAACGGTTGCGGTAAGTCTACCTTCATGAAAATTCTGGGTGGCGAGTTAGAGCCAACTAGCGGTAATGTGAGCTTAGACCCCGGCATTCGTTTAGGTAAATTGCGTCAAGATCAGTTTGCTTATGAAGACGTGCGGGTACTCGATGTAGTGATGATGGGTCATGAGGAGATGTGGAAAGCTGCCGCTGAGCGTGATGCCATCTACGCCAACCCAGAGGCTACTGACGAAGACTACATGAAGGCTGCTGAGCTCGAGGGGAAGTACGCTGAGTATGGTGGCTATACCGCGGAAGCAAAAGCGGGTGAGTTGTTATTGGGTATTGGTATTCCGATTGAGCAACATGATGGCCCCATGAGCAACGTTGCTCCGGGTTGGAAATTGCGTGTCTTGCTTGCTCAAGCTTTGTTCTCAGATCCAGATGTCTTGCTCTTAGATGAGCCAACCAATAACTTGGATATTCACTCCATTCATTGGTTAGAAGATATTTTGAATGAGATCAAAAGCACGATCATCATCATTTCCCATGATCGCCACTTCCTTAATGAAGTTTGTACGCATATGGCCGATATGGACTATGGAACCTTGAAGGTCTATCCAGGAAACTACGACTCCTACATGCTGGCATCGGTTCAGGCACGAACACAACAGTTAAGCAATAACGTGAAAGCTAAAGAAAAAATTGCCGAATTAGCAGCTTTCGTAGCCCGCTTCTCAGCAAATGCTTCTAAAGCACGTCAGGCAACTTCACGCCAACGTCAGTTGGAGAAGATTGAAGTTGTTGAAGTAAAGCCATCCTCGCGTCAAAACCCATTCATTCGTTTTGATACTGAGAAAAAGCTGCATAACATGGCCGTCGAGTGCAATGCACTCACTAAGGCCTATGACCGCGTAATCTTCAAGAACTTTAAGTTAGGTGTGCGTGCTGGCGAAAAAATTGCCATCATTGGTCAAAACGGAGCAGGTAAGACAACACTTCTAAAAACTATTCTCAGCAAGCGCTTCGATGGTATCAGTGCGGATAGTGGAGATGTGAAGTGGGCAGAGAATGCGAACGTCGGCGTAATGCCGCAAGATAATACGGATATGTTTGCTAAAGATGAGTTGCTCATGGATTGGATGAATGAGTGGCGCAACACTGGTGACGATGATCAAGTCATTCGTGGCACTTTGGGGCGCCTCTTATTTTCCGGTGACGATATTGGTAAGTCAGTAAAAGTCCTTTCTGGTGGTGAAAAGGGCAGGATGATTTGGGGCAAACTCATGCTCCAAAAATATAACGTGCTAGCAATGGATGAGCCAACCAATCACATGGATATGGAATCGATTGAAAGTTTGCAAATTGCGCTTGAAAAATTTGATGGTACTTTAATCTTTGTTTCTCATGACCGTGAATTTGTTTCTGCTTTGGCTAACCGTATTTTGGAAGTGAAGATGGACGGTACGGTTGTCGATTACTCGGGTACTTACGAAGAATATTTACGTAGCCAGGAGTTAACTGGTTAA
- a CDS encoding queuosine precursor transporter, whose protein sequence is MDSPRRHHRYYDLILAAFVVVLLCSNFIGAGKAAVVNLPYFGELTFGGGILFFPIAYFFGDILTEVYGYAYDRRAAWAGFAALAFAAIMAQIVIALPVAPGTYMANYQHGLETVFGNSWRIALASMFSFWCGSFANSFVLAKMKIWTQGRFLWMRTIGSTAVGEMVDSSFFYMLAFYGIWPTHEIIQVALAQYALKTAWEVLATPFTYWIVNFLKRKENEDYYDIHTNFTPFRVKV, encoded by the coding sequence ATGGACTCGCCGAGACGACACCATCGCTATTACGACCTGATTTTGGCTGCCTTTGTGGTCGTGCTACTGTGCTCGAACTTTATTGGTGCTGGTAAAGCGGCAGTGGTGAACTTGCCGTATTTTGGTGAATTGACCTTTGGCGGCGGTATTTTGTTTTTCCCGATCGCCTATTTCTTTGGTGACATCCTCACGGAAGTTTATGGTTACGCTTATGACCGTCGAGCTGCTTGGGCGGGATTTGCTGCCTTAGCATTTGCAGCCATCATGGCACAGATCGTGATTGCGTTACCAGTGGCACCCGGCACTTACATGGCCAACTATCAGCATGGTTTAGAAACCGTCTTTGGCAACTCTTGGCGCATTGCCCTGGCTTCCATGTTCTCATTTTGGTGCGGTAGTTTTGCCAATAGCTTTGTATTAGCCAAGATGAAAATTTGGACCCAAGGGCGTTTTTTATGGATGCGCACGATTGGTTCGACTGCAGTAGGGGAGATGGTTGATTCTTCATTCTTTTATATGTTGGCTTTTTATGGCATCTGGCCAACCCACGAAATTATCCAAGTAGCCTTAGCTCAATATGCTCTGAAAACGGCTTGGGAGGTTTTGGCGACACCTTTCACCTATTGGATCGTCAATTTCCTTAAGCGCAAAGAGAATGAGGATTATTACGATATCCACACGAATTTCACCCCATTTAGGGTCAAAGTCTAA
- a CDS encoding acyl-CoA dehydrogenase: MSKASFNWEDPLLLDTQLTEEERMIRDAAAEYAQGRLMPRILDAYRNETTDPSIFREMGELGLLGITIPEQYGGANLNYVSYGLIAREIERVDSGYRSMMSVQSSLVMVPINEFGSEAQKQKYLPKLATGEWIGCFGLTEPNYGSDAGGMITRAKKVPGGFSLTGSKMWISNSPIADVFVVWAKNDEGVIRGYILEKGMKGLSAPKISGKMGLRASVTGEIVMDEVFVPAENEFPEVTGLKGPFTCLNSARYGISWGSLGAAEWCWHAARQYTLDRKQFGKPLAANQLIQKKLADMQTEIALGLQGCLRLGRMKDEGIAAPEITSIMKRNSCGKSLEIARMARDMHGGNGISDEYGVVRHMMNLEVVNTYEGTHDIHALILGRAQTGIQAFS; encoded by the coding sequence ATGAGCAAAGCCAGCTTTAATTGGGAAGACCCCCTCTTACTTGATACCCAGTTAACTGAAGAAGAGCGCATGATCCGTGATGCTGCCGCTGAATACGCTCAAGGGCGTCTCATGCCCCGCATTTTGGATGCCTATCGCAACGAGACTACTGACCCTTCTATCTTTCGTGAGATGGGTGAGCTCGGTCTATTAGGTATCACCATTCCGGAACAATACGGCGGCGCCAATTTAAATTACGTCTCTTACGGATTGATCGCTCGTGAAATCGAGCGGGTCGATTCTGGTTACCGCTCCATGATGAGCGTGCAATCTTCATTGGTGATGGTGCCTATCAATGAGTTTGGTAGTGAAGCACAAAAGCAAAAGTACTTACCTAAATTAGCCACGGGCGAATGGATTGGCTGCTTTGGCTTAACTGAACCAAACTATGGGTCAGATGCTGGCGGCATGATTACTCGCGCTAAGAAAGTACCCGGTGGATTTTCTTTGACGGGTTCCAAGATGTGGATCTCCAACTCCCCAATCGCTGATGTATTTGTAGTGTGGGCTAAAAATGATGAAGGCGTTATTCGCGGCTACATCTTAGAAAAGGGGATGAAGGGCTTAAGTGCTCCAAAGATCAGTGGCAAGATGGGTCTTCGCGCTTCTGTTACCGGTGAAATTGTGATGGATGAAGTGTTTGTGCCCGCTGAAAATGAATTCCCAGAAGTTACTGGCCTGAAAGGACCCTTCACCTGCTTAAACTCTGCACGTTACGGTATTTCTTGGGGCTCATTAGGTGCAGCTGAATGGTGCTGGCATGCAGCGCGTCAATACACCTTAGATCGCAAGCAGTTTGGCAAACCCTTGGCTGCCAATCAACTGATTCAAAAGAAATTAGCGGATATGCAAACCGAGATTGCACTCGGATTGCAAGGTTGCTTGCGTTTAGGTCGCATGAAAGACGAAGGTATCGCTGCTCCTGAAATTACCTCCATTATGAAACGCAACTCTTGCGGCAAGTCTCTAGAGATTGCTCGTATGGCACGTGATATGCATGGTGGTAACGGCATCTCGGATGAGTATGGCGTGGTGCGTCACATGATGAACTTGGAGGTTGTGAATACCTACGAAGGTACACATGACATTCACGCTCTCATTTTGGGTCGTGCTCAAACCGGCATTCAAGCTTTTAGCTAA
- the mnmH gene encoding tRNA 2-selenouridine(34) synthase MnmH codes for MQPSNPHILKLDQFLTELDRFDLIIDVRSPAEFALDHIPGAVNYPVLDNEERAKIGTLYKQVSPFAAKKLGAALVSRNIAHHLEDYLLEMPREWRPLIYCWRGGERSGAFTHILNRIGWKAMQLEGGYQGFRRTVIDGLEAAAKQFSFQVICGMTGSGKTRVLQEAQQYGAQILDLEDLAIHRGSVLGNEPNIEQPSQKGFETALWNALRSLDPTKPVLAESESKKVGGVHIPDALMEKIRNGACIELRSSTQTRVSWLIREYHHFLSDTDNFKRKLALLTAHYGKVQIAQWNEAIDAMQFQSLVEELLVMHYDPSYQSSIVRNFPRYKIENFVQLENDSDEAFAKAAKAIVAKLNLN; via the coding sequence ATGCAACCTAGCAATCCGCATATTTTAAAGTTAGATCAATTTCTGACAGAGTTAGATCGTTTTGATCTCATTATTGATGTCAGATCCCCCGCTGAGTTTGCTCTCGATCACATTCCAGGCGCTGTCAACTACCCCGTTTTAGATAATGAAGAACGCGCCAAGATTGGTACTTTGTATAAGCAAGTTTCTCCTTTTGCAGCAAAGAAGCTGGGTGCCGCTTTAGTTTCTCGCAATATTGCTCATCATCTAGAAGACTATTTATTGGAAATGCCCCGTGAATGGCGACCATTGATTTATTGCTGGCGCGGTGGTGAGCGTAGCGGGGCGTTTACCCACATCCTTAATCGCATCGGCTGGAAAGCGATGCAGTTAGAAGGTGGTTATCAAGGGTTCAGAAGAACTGTGATTGATGGATTAGAGGCTGCAGCAAAGCAATTCTCTTTTCAAGTAATTTGTGGCATGACGGGTAGTGGTAAAACGAGAGTGCTCCAAGAAGCGCAGCAGTATGGTGCTCAGATCCTAGATTTAGAAGACCTCGCGATTCATCGTGGCTCGGTTTTAGGCAATGAGCCCAATATCGAGCAGCCTTCACAAAAAGGTTTTGAAACTGCGCTTTGGAATGCACTGCGCTCACTGGACCCAACTAAGCCCGTACTCGCAGAATCAGAAAGTAAAAAGGTAGGCGGTGTTCACATCCCCGATGCCTTGATGGAAAAGATTCGTAATGGCGCCTGCATTGAATTGAGATCAAGCACCCAAACACGGGTGTCATGGTTAATTCGTGAATACCATCATTTTTTAAGTGATACCGATAATTTCAAGCGTAAATTAGCACTGCTCACAGCACATTATGGAAAAGTGCAAATTGCTCAATGGAATGAAGCAATTGACGCAATGCAGTTTCAATCTTTAGTTGAAGAGTTGTTGGTTATGCACTATGACCCTTCCTATCAATCCTCGATCGTGCGCAACTTTCCTCGATATAAGATTGAGAATTTTGTACAACTTGAGAATGACAGTGATGAGGCCTTTGCTAAAGCAGCAAAGGCCATCGTGGCGAAGCTAAACCTAAATTAG
- a CDS encoding thioesterase family protein gives MRIAIPEERKLVHEMIMPIRWGDMDTYGHVNNTVYFRYMEQARVEWITSMGYQVAPGRESMLMMNGFCNFYKQLSYPGELILKTSIGAIGRTSMDVYTSMSLTTSPEEEAAIGGATMVWVDLTTNKSAPWPEHILQKIS, from the coding sequence ATGCGCATCGCCATCCCAGAGGAGCGAAAGCTTGTTCATGAAATGATCATGCCCATTCGTTGGGGTGACATGGATACTTATGGACATGTTAACAACACTGTGTACTTTCGGTATATGGAGCAAGCGCGTGTTGAATGGATTACTTCAATGGGTTATCAGGTAGCTCCTGGGCGTGAGTCGATGTTGATGATGAACGGTTTTTGTAACTTCTATAAACAACTTTCTTACCCAGGTGAATTGATCCTCAAAACATCGATTGGTGCTATCGGTAGAACCAGTATGGATGTCTATACCAGCATGTCTTTAACCACTTCGCCTGAAGAAGAGGCTGCGATTGGTGGTGCTACGATGGTTTGGGTAGATCTCACTACCAATAAATCAGCGCCTTGGCCTGAACACATTTTGCAGAAGATTAGCTAA
- a CDS encoding TIGR01244 family sulfur transferase, which yields MSLPITCHNDQFGTLGQIDPSHLAEIAQQGYKSVINNRPDGEGGPDQPKNADIQAEAEKLGLHYAYLPVVPSAMTVEQVREMARLLNTMPSPVLAFCRSGARSTNLYQLALQVK from the coding sequence ATGAGTCTTCCTATTACTTGTCATAACGATCAATTCGGCACACTTGGTCAAATTGATCCAAGCCATCTTGCTGAAATTGCTCAGCAAGGCTATAAAAGCGTCATCAATAATCGCCCTGACGGTGAAGGCGGTCCTGATCAGCCAAAGAATGCTGATATTCAAGCTGAAGCAGAAAAATTAGGCTTGCACTATGCCTACTTGCCAGTGGTGCCTAGCGCGATGACTGTTGAGCAAGTGAGAGAGATGGCACGTTTGTTAAACACGATGCCTAGTCCAGTTCTTGCATTTTGCCGATCAGGTGCTCGATCAACCAATTTATATCAACTTGCATTGCAAGTGAAATAA
- a CDS encoding DUF6691 family protein produces MKRHFGLLSQYLIGVLFGVGLIISGMSNPQKILGFLDLAGMWDPSLIFVMAGAVIVGLGGFYVVSKRTEAFFGGALHIPQRRDISKPLIIGSLIFGAGWGIAGFCPGPAIVALGAGHLKALVFVLAMLAGMALCDRFFGAHKQAV; encoded by the coding sequence GTGAAAAGGCACTTCGGTTTGTTGAGTCAATATCTCATTGGCGTCCTCTTTGGGGTGGGCTTGATTATTTCTGGCATGAGCAATCCACAGAAAATTTTAGGATTTCTGGATTTAGCAGGAATGTGGGATCCATCCTTAATATTTGTCATGGCGGGTGCAGTGATTGTGGGTCTCGGCGGCTTTTACGTCGTCAGCAAAAGAACGGAAGCCTTCTTTGGCGGTGCCTTGCATATCCCCCAAAGACGAGACATCAGCAAACCCCTCATCATTGGTAGCCTGATATTTGGGGCAGGCTGGGGGATTGCTGGATTTTGCCCAGGCCCAGCCATCGTTGCTCTTGGTGCTGGCCACTTGAAGGCGCTGGTATTTGTGCTTGCGATGTTGGCTGGAATGGCGCTTTGCGACCGGTTCTTTGGCGCCCATAAACAGGCGGTCTAG
- a CDS encoding YeeE/YedE family protein has translation MQIDWLSFTPIPSLLGGIILGVAAALYVLFHGRILGISGIISGLLCPKSGDRAWRMALILGLLTAPLLAALFFEIRPIVEVEADWLAVVIAGLLVGLGTQYGSGCTSGHGICGLSRLSPRSLVATVSFMTAGFLIVFVLRHVIGG, from the coding sequence ATGCAAATTGATTGGCTCTCATTCACACCCATTCCTTCTTTGTTAGGGGGAATAATTCTGGGTGTTGCAGCAGCCCTTTATGTATTGTTTCATGGTCGAATTTTAGGTATCAGCGGAATTATTTCTGGTCTCTTGTGTCCCAAGTCAGGCGATCGCGCATGGCGCATGGCTTTGATTTTAGGATTACTCACTGCTCCATTATTGGCAGCATTATTTTTTGAAATACGTCCCATTGTTGAGGTAGAGGCTGATTGGCTTGCGGTAGTTATTGCCGGTCTTTTGGTGGGCTTAGGCACTCAATATGGCTCTGGTTGCACCAGTGGCCATGGTATTTGTGGACTCTCGCGTTTATCACCCCGTTCTTTAGTGGCTACGGTCTCGTTTATGACTGCTGGCTTTTTGATTGTTTTTGTTCTGCGTCATGTGATCGGAGGCTGA
- a CDS encoding YeeE/YedE family protein yields the protein MDVVDINSLSKSVLWATFAITFLLGAVMQKTGFCSMGAVSDVFIMSSWERLRQWFLAIGVAMIGFALMSYLGLVDPLKSFYTGNKFLWLSTIVGSILFGFGMVLASGCGSKTLVRIGGGNLKSVVVFMVLGLTAYMTMRGFLGVIRINTLDTIFIAFNTPQDLPSLLSAPLGMARSHLHLALGFMIGFAFIAYALASKAFWTANNLFAGVAVGLAICAVWWVSGNLGYVAEDPNTLEEVFLVTNSGRMESLSFVAPYAYSLDWLMMYSDTSKVLTVGIVAVVGMILGSAFISLATKSFRFESFRDAEDTGNHLVGAALMGFGGVTALGCTVGQGLSGISTLAVGSLLALPGFIFGAYLALCYLKMRHAPNPCA from the coding sequence ATGGATGTTGTCGATATCAATTCATTAAGCAAGTCAGTCCTTTGGGCGACTTTTGCTATTACTTTTTTGCTTGGTGCAGTGATGCAAAAGACTGGCTTTTGCAGCATGGGTGCAGTATCTGATGTATTCATCATGTCTAGCTGGGAGCGCTTAAGGCAGTGGTTTTTAGCCATTGGTGTAGCTATGATTGGTTTTGCCTTAATGTCTTATCTGGGCCTAGTTGATCCTCTGAAGAGTTTTTATACCGGCAATAAGTTTTTATGGCTCTCTACGATAGTAGGCAGTATTTTGTTTGGCTTTGGGATGGTCTTAGCGTCTGGTTGCGGTAGTAAGACTCTAGTGCGTATTGGTGGCGGTAATTTGAAGTCTGTAGTCGTCTTTATGGTCTTAGGTTTAACTGCCTATATGACGATGCGTGGCTTTTTGGGTGTCATCCGGATTAATACTTTGGATACCATCTTCATTGCATTTAATACGCCACAAGATTTGCCGAGTCTTCTGAGTGCTCCATTGGGAATGGCACGCTCACATCTTCATCTGGCTTTGGGTTTCATGATCGGCTTTGCATTCATTGCTTATGCGCTTGCTAGCAAAGCATTTTGGACTGCTAATAATTTATTTGCTGGGGTAGCGGTAGGTCTTGCTATCTGTGCAGTCTGGTGGGTATCTGGCAATCTAGGATATGTTGCTGAGGATCCCAATACGCTTGAGGAAGTATTCTTAGTCACCAACTCTGGTCGCATGGAGAGCTTATCTTTTGTAGCGCCATACGCATATTCTCTAGACTGGCTCATGATGTATAGCGATACCTCTAAAGTATTGACGGTTGGCATTGTTGCAGTGGTGGGGATGATCTTGGGCTCAGCATTTATCTCATTAGCCACAAAATCTTTTCGCTTTGAATCCTTTCGGGATGCCGAAGATACTGGCAATCATTTAGTGGGTGCTGCATTGATGGGGTTTGGTGGAGTTACTGCCTTAGGCTGCACTGTAGGTCAGGGTTTAAGTGGCATCTCTACCCTTGCAGTCGGCTCTCTGTTAGCTCTACCAGGTTTTATCTTTGGTGCCTACTTAGCACTCTGCTATCTCAAAATGCGCCATGCTCCTAACCCTTGCGCTTAA
- a CDS encoding MBL fold metallo-hydrolase: MNSFNSYIRFVSHLIGILIGSLVFSSVAYAQATKPVDAIQLKPVQVAPHTYFVQGFAEMGSSANQNFISNAGFVVTPGGVVVMDTLGSPILAQKLIAEIRKVTKQKVVVVIVSHYHADHIYGLQEFKKIGAKIYAQGEGRNYLSSETAKQRLIASRIDFAPWVNANTQLISADVWIDKKSKLNIGGVEFLISRVGPAHAPEDLMVYVPSEKVLFTGDLVFRGRIPFVGNADSKGWLIALDEIAKLNPNVVIPGHGGFSVKPKEDIAFTKNYLKYLRDSMAKAAINMDPFEEAYQQTDWSEYEGMPLYRAANRMNAYNVYLSIQAE; the protein is encoded by the coding sequence ATGAATAGCTTCAATAGCTATATTCGGTTTGTAAGTCATTTGATAGGGATCCTAATAGGATCTCTCGTCTTTAGTAGTGTCGCTTATGCACAAGCAACTAAGCCTGTTGATGCAATCCAACTGAAGCCGGTGCAAGTGGCTCCCCATACTTATTTTGTGCAGGGTTTTGCGGAAATGGGCAGTAGTGCCAATCAGAACTTTATTTCTAATGCGGGCTTTGTGGTCACGCCAGGCGGTGTAGTAGTGATGGATACATTGGGCTCGCCGATCTTGGCGCAAAAGCTCATTGCTGAGATTAGGAAAGTGACCAAGCAAAAAGTGGTGGTAGTGATTGTGAGTCACTACCATGCCGACCATATTTATGGCTTGCAAGAATTTAAAAAGATTGGCGCCAAGATCTATGCCCAAGGTGAGGGCAGAAACTATCTTTCTTCTGAGACAGCGAAGCAGCGTTTGATTGCCTCCAGGATTGACTTTGCACCTTGGGTGAATGCAAATACTCAGTTGATATCGGCAGATGTTTGGATTGATAAAAAATCTAAATTGAACATTGGTGGGGTGGAATTCTTGATTAGTCGAGTCGGTCCGGCGCATGCCCCAGAGGATTTGATGGTGTATGTTCCCTCAGAAAAAGTCCTCTTTACTGGCGATCTCGTCTTTCGGGGCCGTATTCCATTTGTGGGCAATGCCGATAGCAAAGGTTGGTTAATTGCCTTAGATGAGATTGCTAAACTCAATCCCAATGTTGTGATTCCAGGCCATGGCGGCTTTTCAGTTAAGCCCAAGGAAGACATTGCTTTTACAAAAAACTATTTGAAGTATCTGCGGGACTCAATGGCTAAGGCCGCTATCAATATGGATCCTTTTGAGGAGGCGTATCAACAGACGGATTGGTCAGAATATGAAGGAATGCCCTTATATAGAGCTGCCAACCGCATGAATGCCTATAACGTTTATCTGTCGATCCAGGCGGAGTAG
- a CDS encoding DsrE family protein — MKKLLSFLTALVLALGFCSTALAQPMGNTKVVYHIDDAETQGLKGLRNIRNHLDTSPNTIIIVVTHANGVDLLMEGAKDKKNGTEYAPLVGALKSRGVKFEVCEITLKNRDLKKDQFTLDADFTPSGVVRVADLQYKDGFAYIKP; from the coding sequence ATGAAAAAACTACTTTCCTTTCTTACTGCTCTGGTCCTTGCTTTAGGGTTTTGCTCCACTGCCTTAGCTCAACCTATGGGCAATACTAAAGTGGTGTATCACATTGATGACGCTGAGACTCAAGGTCTAAAAGGTCTGCGCAACATTCGTAACCATTTGGATACTTCCCCCAATACCATCATCATCGTTGTGACTCATGCCAATGGCGTTGACTTGTTGATGGAAGGTGCCAAAGATAAAAAGAATGGCACAGAATATGCCCCATTGGTTGGTGCATTGAAATCTCGCGGTGTGAAATTTGAAGTTTGTGAAATTACCCTGAAAAATCGTGACCTGAAGAAAGATCAATTTACTTTGGATGCCGATTTCACACCATCCGGTGTCGTGCGGGTTGCAGATCTTCAATATAAAGATGGCTTTGCCTACATCAAGCCTTAA